A segment of the Brevibacterium zhoupengii genome:
CGCCGCTGACCAGCATGCCTGGAGTCGTCCAGCACACCTTGGACTCCCTCCTTGAGGCGGCCAACGAAGCCGTCGACGCCGGAGTCGGCGGACTGATGCTGTTCGGGATTCCAGAGCACAAGGACAACGAAGGCTCCCAGGCCGATGACCCCGAGGGCATCCTCAACCGCGCGTTGACGCTGCTGCGGGACAACCTCGGCGATGAAACGGTCATCATGGCCGATCTGTGCCTCGACGAATTCACCTCCCACGGACACTGCGGAGTCCTCGACGCCTCCGGTGGTGTCGACAATGATGCAACCCTGACCCGCTACGCGTCCATGGCCGTGGCGCAGGCCCGAGCCGGGGCACACGTGCTGGGGCTCTCGGGGATGATGGACGGTCAGGTCGCGGCCTGCCGTGAGGCGCTGGACCTCGAAGGCTTCACCGACGTCGTCGTCATGTCCTACTCGGCGAAATATGCTTCGGCGTTCTTCGGCCCCTTCCGCGAAGCCGTGGACTCGGAGCTGCAGGGAGACCGCAAGACCTACCAGCAGGACCCCGCCAACGGACGCGAAGCCAT
Coding sequences within it:
- the hemB gene encoding porphobilinogen synthase, coding for MTMVPGTVRPRRLRTTPALRRLVSEARLHPADLILPMFVKETLSEAAPLTSMPGVVQHTLDSLLEAANEAVDAGVGGLMLFGIPEHKDNEGSQADDPEGILNRALTLLRDNLGDETVIMADLCLDEFTSHGHCGVLDASGGVDNDATLTRYASMAVAQARAGAHVLGLSGMMDGQVAACREALDLEGFTDVVVMSYSAKYASAFFGPFREAVDSELQGDRKTYQQDPANGREAMRELDLDLAEGADVVMVKPGLPYLDVLAEVACESPVPVWAYQVSGEYAMIEFAAAAGAIERERAIDESLIAFKRAGADAILTYWATEVAQRLNSDQSGGAR